A part of Astyanax mexicanus isolate ESR-SI-001 chromosome 2, AstMex3_surface, whole genome shotgun sequence genomic DNA contains:
- the fbxl3l gene encoding F-box/LRR-repeat protein 3 produces MKRGRVNIAAKCQSFSPTQSRAKKQKTGQGVFTLQSYAQDWGNLPHHIVLHIFQYLSLVDRARASSVCRRWNEVFHIPELWRCFEFELNQPATSYLRSTHPDLIQQIIKRHAQHLQYVSFKVDSCTESAEAACNILSQLVNCTIKTLGLISTARPSFMDVSQSHFVSALTVVFVNSKSLSSIKIDDTPVDDPSLKVLVANNSDTLKLLKMSSCPHVSPAGILCVADQCHGLRELALNYHLLSDELLLALSSEKHVHLEHLRIDVVSENPGQTQFHSIKKSSWDALIRHSPQVNIVMYFFLYEEEFEPFFCEETPVTHLYFGRAVSKDMLGRIGLNCPRLVELVVCANRLEPLDEELIRIAERCKSLTAIGLGECEVTCSGFMEFVKMCGGRLSQLSIMEEVLIPDNSYSMEQIHSEVSKHLGRIWFPDMMPTW; encoded by the exons ATGAAACGAGGCAGAGTAAACATTGCGGCAAAGTGCCAGAGCTTTAGCCCTACTCAAAGCAGAGCCAAGAAACAGAAGACTGGCCAGGGGGTGTTCACCTTACAGAGCTATGCCCAGGACTGGGGCAACCTGCCCCATCACATTGTTCTCCACATATTCCAGTACCTGTCGCTGGTGGACCGGGCGCGGGCCTCGTCCGTGTGCCGCCGCTGGAACGAGGTGTTTCACATCCCTGAACTTTGGAGGTGTTTTGAGTTTGAACTGAATCAGCCAGCCACATCCTACCTGAGGTCCACACACCCTGACCTCATTCAGCAGATCATCAAGAGACACGCTCAGCACCTGCAGTACGTCAGCTTCAAG GTTGACAGCTGCACGGAGTCCGCAGAGGCAGCGTGTAACATCCTGTCCCAGCTGGTGAACTGCACCATTAAAACTCTGGGCCTGATCTCCACGGCACGGCCCAGCTTTATGGATGTCTCTCAG TCACACTTCGTGTCTGCGCTGACGGTGGTGTTTGTGAACTCCAAGTCCCTGTCGTCCATAAAAATCGATGATACGCCTGTCGACGACCCCTCCCTGAAGGTTCTGGTGGCTAACAACAGTGACACCCTGAAGCTTTTAAAGATGAGCAGCTGTCCACACGTCTCTCCTGCAG GGATCCTGTGTGTGGCAGACCAGTGCCACGGCCTACGGGAGCTGGCCCTCAACTACCACCTGCTGAGTGACGAGCTGCTGCTGGCGCTGTCCTCCGAGAAGCACGTGCACCTGGAGCATCTGCGCATCGACGTGGTGAGCGAGAACCCGGGACAGACGCAGTTCCACAGCATCAAGAAGAGCAGCTGGGACGCCCTCATCCGCCACTCGCCACAGGTCAACATCGTCATGTACTTCTTCCTGTACGAGGAGGAGTTTGAGCCGTTCTTCTGCGAGGAGACGCCCGTCACGCACCTGTACTTTGGCAGGGCTGTCAGTAAGGACATGCTCGGGCGCATCGGGCTGAACTGCCCGCGCCTGGTGGAGCTGGTGGTGTGCGCCAACAGGCTGGAGCCTCTGGACGAGGAGCTGATCCGCATCGCTGAGCGCTGCAAGAGCCTGACTGCCATCGGCCTGGGAGAGTGCGAGGTCACCTGCAGCGGGTTTATGGAGTTTGTAAAGATGTGTGGTGGACGCCTCAGCCAGCTGTCCATCATGGAAGAGGTGCTGATACCGGACAACAGCTACAGCATGGAGCAGATACACAGCGAGGTGTCCAAACATCTCGGACGCATCTGGTTCCCTGACATGATGCCCACCTGGTAG